The DNA region tataataaattttatattatatataataaataataaaataaataatgaaaaatgaattcAGTTTTCGATTTGGTTTTCGGGTTGAATTCTCAACTcgaaaattaattcaaaaaccgtatttaaattcaaattaatttgaaaactaaaaataaaattcgaatttaatttattcaaattcgatATTCGATTGAGACCAAACATTGAATGCTCCTAATTAAAACCCAAAAATAATCTTTAAGCTTTTtgtattacatttttttttggtttcatTTTCGATAATTATagtgattttcattaaaaaaaatagtaataacaTTGGAAAAAGGATATTTGGATACCCGACCGACCCACACTTTGATTCTGCCTTCCGTATTTAATGAATTCCTCGTTGTTATTACACCTCTTCTTTTGAGCGCCTCCTTTGTCCAATCACTCTAAAAACCCTAAACCCTCAATTTGAAAACCCATAACCCATCCTTCATCAGCTAGCTTCAGGTTTCCTTCAATccgtctctctctctctctctcaaaaatgGCGACCTCCGTGTTGCTCAGATCGATCAGGCGCCGCGATCTTTCCTCTTCTCCTATCTCTGCTTACAAATACGTACGAGGCcaaagattatatttttttcatgcgAATTAATATACTGATTCCAACATTTCGTGTGCTATATCTATCTATTTGGTCGTTTCCATACTTGAAGATGCTTACGACTGTTACATCTTTCATAGATTTTAATTGTGGTTGTGGCCTAGTTGATCAGACTCCATTATATACAAGTGTTATAGGGATGCATATCTctccttttactttattttatccTTTCATGTTCTATGAATTATCAAACCTGCACGTATATATTTCCGCTGTGATTGACCGACTCATTTCAAGTATTTTCAACTTTTACCCCTTCTGTTGTCCAAAAGAAAAGtttgaaatgatattttgacTATAGTTGATTTCTCAATGATTCTCTTTTGCgacatttatttgtttattattatttgtatgcATTTGTTGTTCCAGTTGAACTCTAGAAATGAACCAAACGTGTCTAATTGAAATTTGTATGTTTATATTTAGATATGTCtagttgttttgtttttattacttCTCAACGTGTCTGGTTCGTGGTCTTAGGCTTAGATCTACATGTTAGGAGTTAAAAGAGCAAATAGTTGCATAGCTCTAACTTTCTTGCTCAAGATTTTGATAGAGACCGGAAATAGATGTCTGGCTGATTTCATTTGCTATTAATGCTATGGAACTAGACAATCTTTTGTTGAATACTCATAAATCACTTTGATATCCAAGATTCAACTTTTGGACCTTGCTGGAGCATCTTTTGAGGGCAAAGATTAGTAAACATATGTCAACACTTgccatcattttttttataacttggtgaaaatatatatataacttttgcAATTTTTTGGCTCTTTCTTCTCATCTTTCATGAAAGGATTGTTATCTTGAAGTGTGCATACTTTATGTATAAATTGAATGGAGTCCTTATTCAGTTACAGTTTCAACATGATGGATGCTTTTGTTGATCCATTACTCCTATAGGAACACTGGTTGATGGTCTTCCAGTTATGGAATTATTTATTCATAGTTTGTTTGGCCTTTTGACAGTTGAATGGTCAGGTGTTTTAGTTTGGTTTACATGCTCTAACCCCTGCAGTTTTTGATTTGGTATTGAAAATTGTTGAAGCTGGTCTTTTGTGATCTTTCTTTTTGAATTGATATGTTATTTAGCCCATAAGTAACTAAAAATGAAGTAATTTCTGAATTTGATCTTTTTGAATACTTGCTCATTTTTTGCtctttaaaaatcattttcattAAAACCTTATTGAGTGCAAAGATGTGTTAATCTATCATTGGGATGCCTTTTCCAGCTGACTGGAAATGCCACCACATGGTCAACATCACGTATGGGACAGAAATCGGCTAATTTAGTCAGACCATTTAGGTACTGTCCATAGAACTATTACTGAATCCATTTTGATAGTAAAATCTTGTAAGATTTACCTTCTCTCTGTAACAGTTCAAAGCCTCTTGGAGATGACATTATTGGAATTGACTTGGGTACAACCAACTCATGTGTTGCTGTCATGGAAGGCAAGGTAAAAACTATTTGAGGTCTTGATAATAAACCTTTTAGTGGAAGAGTTAAAAAATTGCTAACATGTGCCATTATCTTTTCATATGTTCTGTAGAATCCAAAAGTAATTGAAAATGCTGAGGGGTCTCGAACCACTCCATCTGTGGTTGCCTTTTCTCAAAAGGGAGAGCTTCTTGTTGGTACTCCTGCTAAGCGCCAAGCAGTGACCAACCCTACAAATACTGTCTTTGGAACCAAGCGACTTATAGGAAGAAAATTTGATGATGCCCAGACAcaaaaagaaatgaagatgGTGCCTTACAAGATAATCCGTGCTCCTAGTGGAGATGCTTGGGTTGAAGCAAATGGGCAGCAGTATTCTCCAAGTCAAGTTGGGGCTTTTGTACTCACTAAGATGAAAGAAACTGCGGAGGCTTACCTTGGAAAAACTGTTGCTAAAGCTGTTGTAACTGTCCCAGCCTATTTCAATGATGCACAGAGGCAAGCCACAAAAGATGCCGGTAGAATTGCAGGTCTTGATGTGCAAAGGATAATTAATGAACCCACAGCTGCTGCTCTTTCATATGGCATGAACAACAAAGAGGGTCTCATAGCCGTATTTGACCTTGGAGGAGGGACTTTTGATGTTTCCATACTCGAGATATCCAATGGTGTTTTTGAGGTACTTAACACTTGTCTAAATGTAAAAGATAGATAAATTAgccatattatatattttttaaaacaaatagagaatattttggttaattatGTGATTGATGAGTAGATTGTCAATGGGTTATTAGGTGATTTGACGTTGTTTTGACCAAGGATTATTTAGatttaacctaaataactcCTTATTCCATTGTCAATCACTCCCTCAttcaaattattgatttttttttatctttttaaatattaaataatgtaagggtattttagtaatttagCCCAATAAACCCAACTAATCCACATTTTTATAAAACGAGATTCTTTTCCAAATAACCAGTCTATAAAAAGAACAAATACttcaaacaagctcttgtaATTAATAACAACTAATCCACATCAAATAAGGCCTTAAGTTTTATTAATACTGTTATAACTATGTAGGTGAAAGCAACAAATGGTGATACTTTCTTAGGAGGGGAAGATTTTGACAATGCCCTCTTGGAGTTCCTTGTGAGTGAATTCAAAAGAACAGAGGCAATTGATCTGACAAAAGATAAACTTGCATTACAACGTCTAAGAGAAGCTGCTGAGAAAGCAAAAATTGAGCTATCGTCAACTGCTCAGACTGAGATCAATCTACCATTCATAACGGCCGATGCTTCTGGTGCTAAGCATTTAAATATCACTTTGACCAGATCAAAGTTTGAGAGCTTGGTGAACAACTTAATCGAAAGGACGAAAAACCCATGCATAAACTGTCTGAAGGATGCTGGCATCACTATCAAGGAAGTTGATGAGGTTTTGCTTGTGGGAGGAATGACCCGTGTTCCTAAAGTGCAAGAAGTTGTGGCTGCTTTGTTTGGTAAGGCTCCTAGCAAAGGGGTTAATCCTGATGAAGCTGTTGCAATGGGGGCTGCCATTCAAGGTGGTATTCTTCGTGGAGATGTTAAGGAACTTCTGCTTCTTGATGTCACTCCGCTTTCACTTGGTATCGAGACTTTGGGTGGTGTGTTCACTAGGTTGATCAATCGTAATACAACTATTCCTACTAAGAAAAGTCAGGTATtgcactttttttttctatttaaatggCTTGTTTTATTATCAACATTTGTCATGCTAATCATCATATAGTTGTTTGCCAAGGGATCTATAACATAGTAATATGGATCATGAtatcaactaaaaaaaattgactatAGTTTGGATAATGATATAGAAAATAAGTTGTATGCTAAATGAAGCAACTAAAACCACAAAATAATGATCCAGATGTGATCTTGTaccaaactaaaattaaatctttttcaattttaactttaacAATTTTCTAATTGGGGTAGTTTTCAAATAGGCTAATATTTAATCTTTTCTGATATCTGACAGAGTGTTTGCTAAATTTACGTGAACATAGTGGGAAACTTGCATGTTGAGATGGGGTTTTGGTAAACCAAGTGCTTGTTTAAtgtagttttctttttttttaaacaaaaagaaaaacacgTTGATgcaaaaattgatttttaggttaaatgactaaaatatcctttgtatttaatattttagtatttatgttgatgataagAGAAACATGCCCTAACAAGTTAATGAAAATATACAATGAATGATTTGATTCAGGTATTCTCAACAGCCGCCGACAACCAAACTCAAGTGGGTATAAAGGTGTTGCAAGGCGAGCGAGAGATGGCTTCCGATAACAAGAGTCTAGGTGAATTTGATCTTGTTGGTATTCCACCATCTCCCAGAGGCATGCCTCAAATAGAAGTAACTTTCGATATCGATGCAAATGGAATTGTTACAGTTTCTGCCAAAGACAAGACAACAGGTAAAGAACAACAAATCACAATTCGTTCCTCAGGAGGCCTTTCTGACGACGAAATAGAAAAAATGGTTAGAGAAGCTGAAATTCATGCCCAAAAGGATAAGGAAAGAAAAGCACTAATTGATCTTAAGAACAATGCGGATACAACAATCTACAGTATGGAGAAGAGTTTGAATGAGTATAGGGATAAGATTCCGGGGGAAGTAGTTTCTGAGATTGAGTTGGCTATTGCTGAATTGAGGAGCTCCATGGAAACTGAAAATGTTGATGAGATTAAAGCTAAGCTTGAAGCTGCTAATAAAGCTGTTTCGAAGATTGGAGAGCATATGACCGGAAAAtctggtggtggtggtggcgcCGGCGGCGATGGCGAGTCGTCCTCTAGTGAAGGAGGAGGATCCAAGACTCCTGACGCCGAGTATGAGGAGGTAAAGAAGTGAAGTTTGCATTACATGTAAACAGTTATTAGTTAATATACTTAATTATTCATTCCTCTCTGGTCAcattttgaaaagaaaacaaacaatGAATGTAGCTTTTCAGAGATTTTCTATTGAAATTTTGGTAGAAGAGATTTTTAGCTCGTCTGATTATTTGATGATATATTCATCATACCTTCAGTGCTTGCTATTTTGTTATGGAGATCCTGATGGCAATAAAAAAGGCAAAGTCCTTTTTGTGTGTGGCCATATGCAGgtttattttcatttgaatttaaatttgtgAAACAGGTCTTATTGATGTTGCAGTTGTTTTAAAATTGTGGCCTTTGCATCTCATTTTGGTATGTTGCTTAAAACACTGAACAAGAATTAAAATGTAACAATTCCATTTGCGTCCATATCTAAAGTTACTTCTATACTCCTCTTTTGTTGATGCTTTGTCATGTAATGTaaggaaaatataatttatggctAAAGTATGTTTTTCCTTATCCATGACTTTAGAATttactctatattttaaaatcactCTTATGTAAAGATTTGGGAAAATATGGAACGCTAACTATACCAATTTCTTAGTCTGTGTTTTTCCAATTGGAATTGGATGTGTAGTTTCATTTCGATTATTCCATCCCGGTCTTCTCTTAAGCGAAGAGGGTTCCTCTTCAAAGACTTTCATGAAAGGAATTTTGTTCAACCAATGGAATTGAAAAATCAAgctttaatttgtttgttttctctaaaaaaaaattgatttattaaaaacatgGCCAATTGGAAAATTTTATGGAATTacaattatacattatttttcttctaaatatagaaattaaaattttgatataaattctaattccaattctccTTGTTCAGCCAACTTGTTTTCCCTCTCCCCTGATCCatataaatgacaaatttagtattttaaggCAGTTTGTTtggaaatataataattttgtttccttctgaagtaaattaatatttgaaggTTTTGAAACTAGAATATGAATATAAAGTAGAGCTCTCTTGAGATTTATGAGAGAAAATAAGTTAGTTGAGGTTTAGGCAATTTAGAATTGAGatttaagaaagaaaacaaGTTGGTTGTTAGCCCTAAAATGTGTTGTGTGTATTCAAAATCTCACTTCACCAACTTCGCAACTTCATTTATCAAAACTTGACAATTTCATTTATCAAAGAACTCTACAAATTTCAATGAAAGGACAAGACCTTCATTTTTCAAGTTTGCTCACTTATCTCGGGGTAAAAATGGACTTGCATTTTTGCGACAAAAGATAAAGAACAAAGAGTAAGGAGGAGATGAAGTAGTTTAGTATAAACAAGAGAAGGGTTTGAATCAGAATTAAACAGATTTACTAACTTTATAGAGAAGAAAACTGTACACGGAATTCATCATATCTCAGAGGCCATAACTCCTTTGTTCTAATAATAATGTTGCTCTCTCTAGCCAAGGAGATTGAATCCATACAAATCAAACAATCTCTTCTATTCACTCTTCTTCTTTCTCACTAACTAGCTAGCGATCTAACTACTATTATACTATAATGTCTGTCTCTCTTATGTCCCAACCAACTAATCTAAATCTAGATAACAGTAACATAGAAAAAACCCCAAAATGCTTCAAGTAGCCTCCCCACGTGACTGTGCATCAGAATCACTGCCTGACGAGCTTCGAGAGTCCTCTGAGTCTACAAGTCATCAATTCTGTCGATTTAACAAAAAAGTAACCCACAAAACGAATTTGTCTGAGAGAATGAATACATACCACtcgatgaagatgatgatgatgtatcACTGCTGGAACCTTCATCCTTCTCAATCTCCAATGGAGGAAAAGTATTCATAGGCATATCGTCATCTCCTATATCAACGTCTTCTTCTCCAACTTCCCATTTCTTCGCTTTCTTTACTGTATCATCCTGTCAATTTTCCAGAACCCACAAAATAACTACTTATTCATGAATTTAAagcacaaaaaataatttaattttaccaCATTTTCTTCATCTGAAGGTGAAGCCGAGCTTGTGGGATCATCAGCTTGATTTGAAGGGTTTCCCATGAGTGCTTCCCTTCTTGTCTTGCTCATCATTTTCTTACAGTTTGTCACAAATCGATCAAGCTCCCATAGTGTTTCTGTATCAAGAGAACTAAAATCGAGCTCAATCTCATCTCCTTCCTGCACTAGATGttgatttctcttcttcataATATGCATAAGTTGTGCCATCTTTTCCTGAGGTAAACTCTCTAACCCTACACCAAGCTTTTGCTTCTCTTCCATActcatttctcttttattagGATCTCTTGCGCTAGGCTTCGGTTGTCTCATGGTAGTTCTTGAAGGTGGCGGAACTGATGGAGGAGGGTTTTTTGATGATGGAAGCACTGGTGGTAATTCAATGTGCGGGATCGCATTCCCAGCATTCCCATTCGATCTTGGCTTATTTGATCTATCAATTTCAGGGGTTGGAATGTGATTCCAAGAATTCTGTCGCAGCTGGGGCTGTTTCTCTGTCCGGGATGGTCCCATCAACCTTTCTTCTACAGGCTTAAACAATTCTTCAAAACGATCAAGCAACTCAACAGCCCAACGATGCACGTCATCGGTTCTTGGATTATACAAAATAGCGTTGTTGAAAGTCAACCTGACATCTGCAGCGAAATCCAAAGGGGTCTTGTATGAAGAGTTATATAATTTCACTTTTACCGTACCAAGATCCATGGGATGCTTTACTATCTGATGATAGTCGTGAAGCCCTAAAGCGGCAGCATCAACAGGTTTCTTGAAAACCCAGCAACGTTTTTGCTTCAACAATGTAGTAAGAAAGCGTCTGCAGACCATCATTATATCATTGATTTCTTTTGCATTTAATCTACTACTAGCTGGAACGACTGCAGGAGGGGGTCTAGATGAATTCTTTTCCGAAACAAAAGGAAGAGGCCTCTTTTTACCAGAACCATTCCTGTCCTTGGCAGCAAGTTGGTGAGGCGGACGTTGAGATTGAAAATCTCCGGCATCCACACGATCTTTGAGGGTTTGAATCTGCTCAAGCTCTGCAGTCAACTTTCTTTTCAGGTCAATTAGCTCGATCCTTGTATACGAACTAATGTTATAGGTAAGTTTACCACCGCATTCGAAATCATCGGAATCCGACGGCCTCTGACTAAACGAATGCGCATCGTCGGATGTCTGCGTGAGGGATGGAAAATCTTGGAGAAGGGGGAAATTTTGTGTCTTCTTGTTGGGGATGGAATGCAATTTAGGGTTAGTGTTGAAATTGTTTGAATGCGAGGACTTCCTCATCAATCCAGCAGCAGATTTTCCCCAGCTAGGTTCATCGAGGCTAGTTAAGATGGCCGACGTCATTAGAGTCCGAAATCACGCGGGCAGCATCGAATTTGGAATGATCTCCAACGGGACGTCAGAATGTAGAAGAATCTACGGCCAAAAAAGTTGGGTCGGATCACTAAGAGAAGAAGCTAGCTCTCTCGACTCAAagtgacaaaaaaaataagaggGATGAGAAAATTAGGGTTTGAGCAATGAATTGAACGAAGAACTAAGAGGGAGAGGTCCGCTTCTTAAAGGCCAATGGATCTGCCCGCGGGCATTTTGGGTAGATTGGAGACCGTCGATTGCTTTTACTATTTAGATCGGACGGCCCATTTGAATTTTATGGGCCATCCTTTTGACCTGACTGGATGACCTGGCATCAACGGCAGAGATGTGCCCGCTGAACTAGTTTGGATTTCTAAAAGTGGAGCCCTAAAAAAACTCATGACGCGGCTTGTACATGGTGACCGATTAATATTAAGACCATGTTTGATCATTTGtctatttgagtttttatttattttaattaataagtaattgattagattattaaaaatattttaattaatgaatttaattattagattattaaacaaattaatataagtaattggtcaaattttaattacaaaaccAACCTcttggattttattttattttatttggttaagttttggatattttacaaatatttgttaTGATTACGTTAATATTGTCttataattacataatttaatttatctattaaattattttattaaatttaaatacaaaatatttacattttatcttaaacaaatattaaataattcatttttttagcaAAACCTAAAAAGTTCCTAAAAAATCCAAATTCAAAGGAGAGTTTatctaaattgtttttatatctcaattttcttttttgattTAGTATTTTGAAGAttcagaaaattttaaataactttatttttggCTCATAATAAACAATGTTTctgttgataatttttttactacgaactaattcaaaatattatgaaattatataaaaaaaaagacaaaagacaAAATTAACATCAAGTGcagttgtttaattttatttcaattaatggacctatacaaaataagaataagaataatttatggataacaaaattgtaaaaagttcatttagtttaatttcatttaaaaaatcctTTAAACTAAATATCAAACAACTAAATTTTCTATCATGTTTTATAGGGGAAATAgtttatgtaaataattttttgatgttATTCTGGAAATTATACCAAGAGAGTTTGCAGAGATTGTCCCACAACAATAGTCCAAATGAGTGTTATCCCTTAGAATTGTCATATGTGACTTAAGTGGGTAGTGGCGATTATGTGCAAGATTCTTGTGTGTGTTGACATTTATGTCGGTAAAATTTGGTAGATCTTGATGCTTTTATAGTCGAGCATCTCGAATGAAAATTTCTAAAGTACGACAAATTTAGTTTGTCGTTTGTGGTTTGACTTAGGTGATGATTTTGACCTACTTGACTTATTTAATTGGGGGTAATAATGCTTATGTGCAAACTTCTCTCGGTGTGTGTTAGacatttatgatatttttctaattaagcaataccgaattatttaaattcttcTTTATAGTTTCTCAATAAATGAGAGTGATAGTTGCATACTTTGGAAATAATGTACTATGATTATGGAGAGGGCTGCCAGGGAGTGTGTGGGCCTtaataggattttttttttaaatttttatttaatttgtatgatTATATtgaaacattatataataatttgttattaaaattaataaaattaatctggtttagttggttaaatattttaataaaattattagaagaattgatataaaatattttattttttagtttaagatGGGGAGTGGCCTCACTTTCTATGGCCCGCCCTCATTATGGTTATGTTGCGGTGACATAACAACATTAatagaaatttaaaattttacagt from Impatiens glandulifera chromosome 5, dImpGla2.1, whole genome shotgun sequence includes:
- the LOC124940511 gene encoding heat shock 70 kDa protein, mitochondrial-like — translated: MATSVLLRSIRRRDLSSSPISAYKYLTGNATTWSTSRMGQKSANLVRPFSSKPLGDDIIGIDLGTTNSCVAVMEGKNPKVIENAEGSRTTPSVVAFSQKGELLVGTPAKRQAVTNPTNTVFGTKRLIGRKFDDAQTQKEMKMVPYKIIRAPSGDAWVEANGQQYSPSQVGAFVLTKMKETAEAYLGKTVAKAVVTVPAYFNDAQRQATKDAGRIAGLDVQRIINEPTAAALSYGMNNKEGLIAVFDLGGGTFDVSILEISNGVFEVKATNGDTFLGGEDFDNALLEFLVSEFKRTEAIDLTKDKLALQRLREAAEKAKIELSSTAQTEINLPFITADASGAKHLNITLTRSKFESLVNNLIERTKNPCINCLKDAGITIKEVDEVLLVGGMTRVPKVQEVVAALFGKAPSKGVNPDEAVAMGAAIQGGILRGDVKELLLLDVTPLSLGIETLGGVFTRLINRNTTIPTKKSQVFSTAADNQTQVGIKVLQGEREMASDNKSLGEFDLVGIPPSPRGMPQIEVTFDIDANGIVTVSAKDKTTGKEQQITIRSSGGLSDDEIEKMVREAEIHAQKDKERKALIDLKNNADTTIYSMEKSLNEYRDKIPGEVVSEIELAIAELRSSMETENVDEIKAKLEAANKAVSKIGEHMTGKSGGGGGAGGDGESSSSEGGGSKTPDAEYEEVKK
- the LOC124940500 gene encoding transcription factor GTE7-like, with protein sequence MTSAILTSLDEPSWGKSAAGLMRKSSHSNNFNTNPKLHSIPNKKTQNFPLLQDFPSLTQTSDDAHSFSQRPSDSDDFECGGKLTYNISSYTRIELIDLKRKLTAELEQIQTLKDRVDAGDFQSQRPPHQLAAKDRNGSGKKRPLPFVSEKNSSRPPPAVVPASSRLNAKEINDIMMVCRRFLTTLLKQKRCWVFKKPVDAAALGLHDYHQIVKHPMDLGTVKVKLYNSSYKTPLDFAADVRLTFNNAILYNPRTDDVHRWAVELLDRFEELFKPVEERLMGPSRTEKQPQLRQNSWNHIPTPEIDRSNKPRSNGNAGNAIPHIELPPVLPSSKNPPPSVPPPSRTTMRQPKPSARDPNKREMSMEEKQKLGVGLESLPQEKMAQLMHIMKKRNQHLVQEGDEIELDFSSLDTETLWELDRFVTNCKKMMSKTRREALMGNPSNQADDPTSSASPSDEENVDDTVKKAKKWEVGEEDVDIGDDDMPMNTFPPLEIEKDEGSSSDTSSSSSSSDSEDSRSSSGSDSDAQSRGEAT